In Bradyrhizobium sp. WD16, the genomic stretch CGCACCGACCACGATGCGCGTCAGGCCCCCTGCCCCGAGCCCGTCGAATTTCGCCACCTGATCCTGCGCCGCCACCACCGCCCGGGCGCGGCCGCGCTCCAAGCGGTCGCGCAACTCGTCGGCAGTTAGCAGCGTCGTCGCCGGAATGACGACGACACCTAGCTTCATCGCCGCCAGCATGGTCTCCCACAGCGGCGCCACGTTGCCGAGCAGCAAAAGCAGGCGGTCGCCGCGCCGCAGACCCCGCGCCCGCAGGAGATTGGCGAGCCGATTGGAGCGCCGCGACAGTTCAGCGAAAGTCAACTTGGTCTCGGCGCCGGTCGCGGCGACGTCGACGATCCACAGGGCCAGACGGTCACGGCTGTCCGGCGCGCGCGCCAGGGCGGCATCGAACCAGTCGAGCGCCCAGTTGAACTCCACTTCATCGGGCCAGCGGAAGCCGGCCACCGCTGTCGCATAATCAGTGCGGTTCTCCAGCAGAAAGGCGCGTGCCTCCGGGAACGTAGTCATCAGGTTCTCCGGTCGGGGGCAGCAAGATCGCGCAGGTGACGGATGATACCTGAAAAATCGACGCCGCCATTCCCGGCGCCGTCGAAAGCGGCATAGATCTGTTCGGCATGGGCGCCGAGCGGCGTCGCGGCGCCGGTGGTGGTCGCGGCCGCCTGGGCGAGACGCAGATCCTTGAGCATCAAGGCCGCGGCAAAACCGGGCTTGTAGTCATTGTTGGCCGGCGACGCCGGGACCGGTCCCGGCACCGGGCAGTAGCTCGTCAGCGACCAGCACTGGCCCGACGAGGTCGCGGCGACATCGAACAGCGCCTGGTGGGACAAACCGAGCTTCTCGGCGAGAGCGAAGGCCTCGCAGACGCCGATCATCGAGATGCCGAGGATCATGTTGTTGCAGATCTTGGCCGCCTGGCCGGCGCCGGCGGCGCCGCAGTGAACAATCTTCTTGCCCATGGCCTCGAGCACGGACTTCGCCCCGGCGAAGGCATCCGCCTCACCGCCCGCCATGAAGGTCAGCGTCGCGGCCTTGGCGCCACCGACCCCGCCGGATACCGGCGCGTCGACGGACTTAAGGCCGGCCGCGCGGGCGAGCCCGTGCGCCTGCCGCGCACTGTCGACGTCCACCGTCGAGCAGTCGATCATCAAGGTGCCAGGTGCCGCCGCCGGCACCACCTCGCCCCACACCGACACCACATGTTTGCCGGCCGGCAGCATGGTGATGACGACGGAGGCGCCCTTGATGGCGACGGCGGCAGACGGGGCGATGGTCACGCCCGCGGCCTTCGCTGCCTCGCAGGACGCCGGCACCAGATCGAAGCCGGTGACCTGATGACCCGCCTTGACCAGATTGTCGGCCATCGGGCCGCCCATGTTGCCGAGACCGATGAATGCGACTTTCGCCATGGCGTGCTCCTCCGGCGCGCGTATTGCGCATGCTGTATTGTCGTGACCGGGCTGACGGAGATGTCAGTCCGGGAAAGCCAGTTCGTCCGCGCGCGGCGAGAAATAGGCGTCGACGATGCTCGGCGTCACGTCTTCCAGGCGGGACGGCACCCAGCGCGGGTTACGGTCCTTGTCGATGATCGCGGCGCGAACGCCCTCGACGAAATCGGCGCTGGCAAAGACCTGCAGGGCAGCCCGGTATTCGCGAACGAGGCATTCCCGCAGCGACGTCAGCCGGCGCGCCTCGCGCAGCAGCCGCAGCGTCACCTTCAGTCCACGAGGCGATTTCTCGCCGATGGTCTTGAGCATCGCCCGGGCGAAATCACTGTCGTCGGCGCGGAGCGCGGCGACGATCTCCTCCACGCTGTCGAAGGCGAACAGGTGGTCGATCTCGGCGCTGCGCGCCGCGATCGGCCCATCGCTCCGGGCAACCGCGGCCGCGGCGACCACCGCCCGCACCTCATCATGCCCGGCACCGCGCGGCAGCCGGGTCAGGGCGGCCCGCAGATCGGGCAAGCCGGCCGCCGGCACCATGGCGTCGGCAAGGCCGGCAAACACCGCATCGGCGCCGCCGGTGGTGTCGCCGGTCAGCGCCAGATAGGTGCCGGTTTCGCCCGGGGCGCGCGACAGCAGGAAGGTACCGCCGACATCCGGAAAAAAGCCGAGCCCGGCTTCCGGCATGCTGATCCTGGTTCGGTCGGTGGCGACGCGGTGGCTGCCGTGGCAGGCAAGCCCGACGCCGCCGCCCATGACGATGCCGTCCATGAAGGCGACATAGGGCTTGGGGTAGTCCTTGATGCGGGCATTGACGACGTATTCCTCGGCCCAGAACACCCTGCCGAGATCGCCGCCGATCTTGGCGCTGTCATAAAGCGAACGAATGTCGCCGCCGGCGCACAGCCCACGCTCGCCGGCGCCCTCCAGCAGCACCAGGGCG encodes the following:
- the mmsB gene encoding 3-hydroxyisobutyrate dehydrogenase, translated to MAKVAFIGLGNMGGPMADNLVKAGHQVTGFDLVPASCEAAKAAGVTIAPSAAVAIKGASVVITMLPAGKHVVSVWGEVVPAAAPGTLMIDCSTVDVDSARQAHGLARAAGLKSVDAPVSGGVGGAKAATLTFMAGGEADAFAGAKSVLEAMGKKIVHCGAAGAGQAAKICNNMILGISMIGVCEAFALAEKLGLSHQALFDVAATSSGQCWSLTSYCPVPGPVPASPANNDYKPGFAAALMLKDLRLAQAAATTTGAATPLGAHAEQIYAAFDGAGNGGVDFSGIIRHLRDLAAPDRRT
- a CDS encoding enoyl-CoA hydratase/isomerase family protein, which encodes MTAAVEADVIVRREGAAGILRLNRPKAINAVTLDMVRIIDGALDRFAADPQVALVLLEGAGERGLCAGGDIRSLYDSAKIGGDLGRVFWAEEYVVNARIKDYPKPYVAFMDGIVMGGGVGLACHGSHRVATDRTRISMPEAGLGFFPDVGGTFLLSRAPGETGTYLALTGDTTGGADAVFAGLADAMVPAAGLPDLRAALTRLPRGAGHDEVRAVVAAAAVARSDGPIAARSAEIDHLFAFDSVEEIVAALRADDSDFARAMLKTIGEKSPRGLKVTLRLLREARRLTSLRECLVREYRAALQVFASADFVEGVRAAIIDKDRNPRWVPSRLEDVTPSIVDAYFSPRADELAFPD